One genomic segment of Hordeum vulgare subsp. vulgare chromosome 2H, MorexV3_pseudomolecules_assembly, whole genome shotgun sequence includes these proteins:
- the LOC123429060 gene encoding putative disease resistance protein At3g14460: MEVAISAVAGEIVSRFITFLMNKYHSSSHGQSEEKVVERLQHLLMRAGTIIEEADARYITNSGMMMQLKVLSEAMYRGHRLLDASRYRALEDGAGFDEVSSNDPSTSSLYFAIPLKRSRTAKEEDNKAMRLGSHGVLENLEIAVANMAEFVVLLGGCERMSRRPYDVYLYTDNFMFSRHAEKQKLLSFLLEHNNAPFDHAPAVIPIIGGVAVGKKTLVAHVCGDERVRSRFSSILHLNGDSHLSVLDDGKTVFGKTTLVVIEFASDVGDDDWEKFQPFFRRMGRGSKIIIVSKLKRLARFGSVKPISLSVLSYDELRYLFKTLAFGSEDPAEHPRLAQIADEIAKVLHSVQGSLVEANVFANVLRRNLDVQFWRCILNKGIRLVKRNLSIYGVHPTLLIEQGHPVDITDLASHPLSMIPYKIKEESPSVSLGALVADPSVRPEGDFTLIAWESRIPPHKSFVRYVTSRAQDAHEGGSPLPGRRKRRGVPL, from the coding sequence ATGGAGGTTGCCATATCTGCAGTTGCAGGTGAAATTGTGAGTCGGTTCATCACCTTCCTGATGAACAAGTACCACTCCTCCAGCCATGGACAGTCAGAGGAGAAGGTGGTGGAGAGGTTGCAACATCTCCTGATGAGAGCTGGCACCATCATCGAGGAGGCGGATGCTCGGTACATAACCAACTCCGGGATGATGATGCAGCTCAAGGTGCTCTCAGAGGCCATGTACCGAGGTCACCGTCTGCTTGATGCATCGAGGTACCGAGCACTTGAAGACGGCGCAGGCTTCGACGAGGTTAGCAGCAACGACCCATCTACCAGTAGTTTGTATTTTGCCATTCCCCTCAAGCGTTCTAGAACAGCAAAAGAGGAAGACAACAAGGCCATGCGCCTCGGATCGCATGGTGTCTTGGAAAACTTAGAGATTGCTGTTGCTAACATGGCCGAATTTGTTGTGCTTCTGGGGGGATGTGAGCGCATGTCTCGACGGCCATATGATGTTTACCTTTACACCGATAACTTCATGTTCAGCCGACACGCTGAGAAGCAAAAGCTCCTGAGCTTCTTGTTGGAGCACAACAACGCTCCTTTTGATCATGCACCGGCCGTTATTCCAATCATAGGCGGTGTCGCGGTTGGGAAGAAAACTTTGGTTGCCCATGTGTGTGGCGACGAAAGGGTTCGCTCACGCTTCTCCTCTATTTTGCACTTGAATGGAGACAGCCATTTGAGCGTGCTTGACGATGGAAAGACCGTGTTCGGGAAGACAACGCTGGTAGTTATTGAGTTTGCTTCTGATGTAGGTGACGATGACTGGGAAAAATTTCAGCCGTTTTTCAGAAGAATGGGCAGAGGAAGCAAGATCATCATCGTAAGCAAACTAAAAAGACTAGCCCGGTTTGGATCGGTGAAGCCAATTTCCCTTAGCGTTCTATCTTACGATGAGCTGAGGTACCTTTTCAAGACGCTGGCATTTGGAAGCGAAGACCCGGCAGAACATCCGCGTCTAGCACAAATAGCAGATGAAATCGCCAAGGTGCTGCACAGTGTGCAAGGTTCCCTCGTGGAAGCAAATGTGTTTGCGAATGTGCTGAGAAGGAACCTCGATGTCCAGTTCTGGCGTTGCATACTGAACAAGGGGATAAGGCTGGTGAAAAGAAACCTCTCCATATATGGCGTGCACCCAACCCTGCTTATAGAACAAGGCCATCCGGTGGACATAACGGACCTCGCCTCGCATCCACTTAGCATGATACCGTATAAAATCAAGGAGGAATCGCCGAGTGTGTCGTTAGGGGCACTTGTAGCAGACCCTAGCGTCAGGCCGGAAGGGGACTTCACTCTAATCGCATGGGAATCAAGGATACCGCCTCATAAATCATTTGTTCGTTATGTCACAAGTCGTGCTCaggatgcacatgaaggtggcagtcccttgccggggaggaggaagcGTCGAGGAGTGCCATTGTAA
- the LOC123429062 gene encoding uncharacterized protein LOC123429062 — MEVAMSAVAGELVSRFISLLMSKYHSSIHAQSKEQKLAKRLQHLLMRVRTVIEEADGRYITNSGMLAQLKMFSEAMYGGYRVLDTLMHRALRNSSGFDEVSSKDSFNSHLYLLKRSRRMAKEAGCPESDGALESLETAAANMTEFVMLLGGCERMSRRPYDTYLYTHNFMFSRHAEKQQLLSFLLQHNDLPQATAVLPIIGGAKVGKKTLVAHACGDERVRARFSSVLHLNGDTLLRHGRTKFGVKMLVVIEFASDVGDDDWKRFHSLVTTRMGRGSKIIIVSRLQRLARFGSVKPIFLTAMSYDELRYLFKTLSFGSEDPAEHPQLVQIADEFAKKFHGTEGSLVSTNAYADVLRRNLDVKFWRCILDKGMRMVKRNLAIYGMHPNTLMYHGHPVDITDFALHPLSMTPYSASFSVKKGSPSVTFGDLITDPSVRPNGDFTLIVWESRIPPYRSFPKSVKSCAQDIYQGSVLPGRKRQGVPI, encoded by the coding sequence ATGGAGGTTGCCATGTCCGCAGTTGCAGGCGAGCTTGTGAGCCGGTTCATCTCCTTGCTGATGAGCAAGTACCACTCCTCCATCCATGCACAATCAAAGGAGCAGAAGCTGGCGAAGCGGTTGCAGCATCTCCTGATGCGCGTTCGCACCGTCATCGAGGAGGCGGACGGGCGGTACATAACCAACTCCGGGATGCTGGCCCAGCTCAAGATGttctccgaggccatgtatggagGGTACCGGGTGCTGGACACCTTGATGCACCGCGCCCTCCGAAACAGTTCGGGCTTCGACGAGGTTAGCAGCAAAGACTCGTTCAACAGCCATCTTTATTTACTCAAGCGTTCTCGGAGGATGGCCAAAGAGGCCGGCTGCCCCGAGTCGGACGGTGCGTTGGAAAGCTTAGAAACTGCTGCTGCTAACATGACAGAATTTGTTATGCTTCTGGGCGGTTGCGAGCGCATGTCACGCAGGCCTTATGACACTTACCTGTACACCCACAACTTCATGTTCAGCCGACATGCTGAGAAGCAACAGCTGTTGAGCTTCTTGTTGCAGCACAACGATCTTCCTCAGGCAACGGCTGTTCTTCCGATCATAGGTGGTGCTAAAGTTGGGAAAAAAACTTTGGTTGCTCACGCGTGTGGCGATGAAAGAGTTCGCGCACGCTTTTCTTCTGTTCTGCACTTGAATGGTGACACCCTTTTGAGGCATGGAAGGACCAAGTTTGGGGTGAAGATGTTGGTAGTCATTGAGTTTGCTTCTGATGTAGGTGATGATGATTGGAAAAGGTTTCACTCATTGGTCACAACAAGAATGGGCAGAGGAAGCAAGATCATCATTGTAAGTAGACTTCAAAGATTAGCCAGATTCGGATCGGTGAAACCAATCTTCCTAACTGCTATGTCTTACGACGAGTTGAGATACCTTTTCAAAACGCTATCCTTCGGGAGCGAGGACCCCGCAGAGCATCCGCAACTAGTGCAAATAGCAGATGAATTTGCCAAGAAGTTCCATGGTACAGAAGGTTCACTTGTCTCCACAAATGCGTATGCAGATGTGTTGAGAAGGAATCTCGATGTTAAGTTTTGGCGTTGCATATTGGACAAGGGGATGAGAATGGTTAAAAGAAACCTCGCCATTTACGGCATGCACCCCAACACGCTTATGTACCATGGTCACCCAGTTGACATAACGGACTTTGCTCTGCATCCACTTAGCATGACACCTTATAGTGCTAGTTTTTCGGTCAAGAAGGGATCACCAAGTGTAACATTTGGGGATCTTATAACAGATCCTAGTGTTAGACCGAACGGAGACTTCACTCTAATCGTATGGGAATCAAGGATACCCCCTTATAGATCATTTCCTAAGTCTGTAAAAAGTTGTGCTCAGGATATATATCAAGGTAGCGTGTTGCCAGGGAGGAAGCGACAAGGAGTGCCAATCTAA